Within Paenibacillus sabinae T27, the genomic segment TTAACCGCGTTACTGCCGTTTATTAAGACATTCGGAGCTCTTAACGATAATGTCTCCGGTCCCCATATATCGAGGTAACCCGGATAAGTCGCCAGTGATCCGATGACCACTCCGCCAGCTACAAAGCGTACGCCCGGCGCTCCCGATATATCCGTCTCGATCTTGACGTAGTTGCTTGCGTCTCGATATGCCGCGAATAAATTATCGGTGTTACTGATCTCAGCGCATGGATAGACACCGCCAGCCGCCGTCCTGATGTGTGCCCCGGTTATTGTACCGCCGCTAATCGTTGACGCTGATATCGACCCGCTAAAGTTACCGTCTACCGCGCTCATGATTCCGCCGCTTGTAACGGTGAACATACCGCTGCCGACGTTAATCGACGAACCGACGATCGCACCGTCCGTAAAGTTTGACGAATTGATATGCGCATAGTTGGCGGTCAGGCTGTTCGCGGTTAGGTTTCCGGCCATGTCCAAGCGGAACGGTGCGCTGTTGAAGTCTGCATGGCCTGCGCTAATTCCGTTCGTGTTGATCTTGACTACGTTATTGTCTGCGCCGATAACCATGCTGACGAAGTTACCGAGTTGGCCGATAACCTGTTCCGCTGCGACTCCGTTAGCCGTAATTGCTGTCCGGGCCGTAGCTCCGCCGTCCGTCGAAATAACGATGCCGTTCGACGTTAATAGTACGAGGTCGTTCGCGTCCGCTGTCGACTGCAGGACGATCCCGCGCGTATCATACTTGACCTCCGTTTTAGACGCGGTCACGTCTATTACCGCCAACCGAGCGAACTCTTCGAACACGTCCGCCCGAATCCGCCCACCGCTGAACACGTTGTCGACCGTCCGTCTACTCGTCTCCAAGTCCGCTAGAATCTGCGTAAAATCTCGCCGCATGACGTTCGCAACGGTAAGCTGCGTATGCTGGTCGGCCGCGTACGGATATTCTGTCATCTCCGTGATTCGCGCTGTAATTCCGGTCAGGCCGAGCGCAGGATCGACGAGCGTAACGGTATCACCGAGGCCCGGCCGCGCTTCGTCCTTATCGATCTTGAATAAATCTGCAGCCGATACGTTGACTTCGAGCGCCGGTACTTCGCGTTCAGCCAAGCGTAAGCGCGCCGCCTCGAGCAGTTTTAGCGGATCGGTAACGTCTTGCTCCGTCAATAAATCGTCATAATACGGAACGCTATCCGATGACCAATCCGCAGCATATTGCGATACAAGATAGTTGACCGCTAGATTGCCTGCGCCGTCGATTGCGCCCGGTATCGCCTCTAAACGCGACCGTTCTTCCGGCGTTAAAATTGACGCAGGCTGTCCGATCCAAGTCCGCGAGTCTTTCATTTCGCAGAATAATCGCGTACACAAAGAAGCGCCGCTGTCCGTAAATGAAGCGGTCAGCAGATTACGTGTAACCTGGACGCGGTAATCCGACGCGGAGTCTCCGATCTTCTTGCGGACATGCAGCGTAAAGTTATCCGGTTCGACTTCCGCTCCGTATAGCGTCAGGACTGCGTTGAGTGATTCGAGACAATTGCCGCCGCCGAACGCCTTGACGTCCGCTAGGTCGAACGTGTCATCGACCGCAATAGAAAAGCGCCCACCCGTTGCGGACTGGATGAGCGCTGTTAATTGCGTGATATGGATACCGTACCCTTCCGCCATGTAGGACGCGTACGGAAACTTGTAATCCGCCAGTTTGAACATAACGTGAGAACACGATATCTGAGCGGTCAGCTTACGGTCCTCACGGTTACGCTGGCGGCTATTGATAACGTAATACTGGCCGCGCTCGTCCTTAACGTGACCTTTGAGCGGTAATTTATCGCGGAAGTCATCGGATGACATCGGGACCGAGAACGTTAAAGTATCGTCTGCGTTAATCCGCCTGGTCCGCGTAATATCGTAAGCGTCGCGTAAGATTCCGATCCGCTGGAAATGGCGGTCGTACGATTGTAGTGTAGCGGCGTTTCCGTTAATGATCGCAATCACCTCCTTTACGGTTAATAGAGATAGCGGTCACGGTGCGTAATCCGCGTTAGAAGTTGGCGCGCTGATTCGTTATCCGTGTACGTTACTTCGTTCATTCCGAGTCCGAGTTCGAAAAAGTCTCCGTCAAGTAAGTGGATCGCGTTGACTCCGTTCAGCTTGATCGTCTGCTTCTTCGTATCAATAACGAGTTTGTCTCCCGGGTCCAAATCGCCCGTAAACGTAAGGGAATCGACGTGCATATAGCGGACTTTCGGAATAAACTCCGTAGCCGTTTCGAAGCCGGCTGCGTGGAGTCGATCGCGGATCATTGACGTCAGCAGTTCCGTAGCAGATTCGAACGTTGCAGCCGCCGGGGTATCACGTGTGGGCGCCCCGTTAAATTCCGTGGCCGATTCGTACAAAATAAAAACCGCAAAGTCTGCGTTGAGACGTGCGGTCGGTTCCGTTGCAGATTCGATTGTAACGTTGAAGAACGTTTGGATTACGTAAGGGCGGCTGAAGGGCGCGCGGTTGAATGCGCCGATGAACGACATGTGTGCGTGCTCCTTTCGTGTGGAATAACGTAAATCTGCGCAGCAGAAAAAGCCCCGCGCGTGAGAGCGAAGGGCTTGCGTGTGGGTGTGCGTGTTGCTGCACAGTAGGGTCCTACCCATTAACAATCTGCCAATCCCGCGCCGCTGTTGTAATGCTGGCCGTTGTTATATTCGCAAGTCTTATAACGACGTTACCATCACTGTAGTAATAGGCGCTGAACACAAGTCCCGCCTCTAACCCCCCAACAGGATGTGCTTGGATCAAGCTATTAATCGTCGTGCCGTTTGCCGTAACAACTTTATCTACACTGCTATGAGCAGGAATGATTGTAGAAGCGATGTTCTGCGTAGCACTGCGTTTTGTGGCGATCGTTTCCCAGCTCGTCCACGCCCCACTGAAATTAGTAACCCTAAATTGGATATCTGTAGACCCTGCTGGGTACCAGTACTGATATTGGAATCCGTTGTCTGCTGAATCAATCCTATCGGTGACGAGTCTCCCGGAGGATGTGGGGAACCCTTGTCCAACTCCTGAAATAACCGTGTGAGTAATGGCTCCTGCGGGATATGCAGAGGCTAAATCACTGGCCGTTCTAGCGTTAATCGTATCTATTGTTGTGAAAACACCCGCCCCGTACTCTTTCCAGTTCTGCCACGCATTTGATACGTTATTCCAGAATCTAACGTATACAGAGTTTTGTCCTAGGGGATACCACTTCTGGTACGAAAAATCATCGTATCTCACATCTCGATAGGTGTACAGTATCCCGGCTGATTGTTTGGGGAACCCGCTATTATCTGCATTCAGAAAGGTGGTCACCGTTACTTTGTCATGATCAAACGAAGATATAGGGCTGCTCGCTGTAAGCCCGGTGTTATACTTTGTTTGAAAGTTTTTATAGATCGCATTGCTGTAAGCCTCTCCGTTAGCCCCGACAGCAAAGTAATCATCAGTCTCTTCGTTCCAAGCTTCGACGACGTTTCCAAATGCCGACATCGCTTCATTTGCGGTAACAACGTCTATCTCTGCGCGTTTTTCGTCAAGGTAATCTATCAACCCGATTAAGTTATCCCATTGTGTTTCACTAACAGAATAAGAATGCAAGCAGAGTACGAACCATCCATTATTGGCAATTGCTGTGTCGACATAGCCTTTGAAATTTGCTAGTGTTAAGTTTTCGTCTTCTCCGAGCGTAATGCGCGTAATTCGCATGGAGTGTAGAGGCGGATAGTTTATACCATATTGTGCGAATCCATATTCGTAGTATTCTTTAGATAACGTCCTTACCAGTCCGTTATTGCTGCCATATGGGTATACAATCCCCTTGACATCCAAACCATTCGAAATCAGTTCCGCCTTCGACTGACTGATTTCCGAAATGATCTGTGCTTCTGACAAGTCCGGCAAATGCGGGTGCGTCTTGCTATGAGACATAATTTCCCAGCCTGCGGCT encodes:
- a CDS encoding phage tail protein, which codes for MIAIINGNAATLQSYDRHFQRIGILRDAYDITRTRRINADDTLTFSVPMSSDDFRDKLPLKGHVKDERGQYYVINSRQRNREDRKLTAQISCSHVMFKLADYKFPYASYMAEGYGIHITQLTALIQSATGGRFSIAVDDTFDLADVKAFGGGNCLESLNAVLTLYGAEVEPDNFTLHVRKKIGDSASDYRVQVTRNLLTASFTDSGASLCTRLFCEMKDSRTWIGQPASILTPEERSRLEAIPGAIDGAGNLAVNYLVSQYAADWSSDSVPYYDDLLTEQDVTDPLKLLEAARLRLAEREVPALEVNVSAADLFKIDKDEARPGLGDTVTLVDPALGLTGITARITEMTEYPYAADQHTQLTVANVMRRDFTQILADLETSRRTVDNVFSGGRIRADVFEEFARLAVIDVTASKTEVKYDTRGIVLQSTADANDLVLLTSNGIVISTDGGATARTAITANGVAAEQVIGQLGNFVSMVIGADNNVVKINTNGISAGHADFNSAPFRLDMAGNLTANSLTANYAHINSSNFTDGAIVGSSINVGSGMFTVTSGGIMSAVDGNFSGSISASTISGGTITGAHIRTAAGGVYPCAEISNTDNLFAAYRDASNYVKIETDISGAPGVRFVAGGVVIGSLATYPGYLDIWGPETLSLRAPNVLINGSNAVNEPMLEPIYEELDNVNSLATGIQYSAGVNLSYDPSTGNLKMYNTFGDQIAMVNIPSA
- a CDS encoding polysaccharide deacetylase family protein; amino-acid sequence: MAQLPMYAAAPNSPATELAAAITDVATTITVLDASKLPDAPNLATIGVDETAETVLYTGKSGNDLTGCTRGFSGTVAKAWAMGAQVARYFTSYDADAMRGNIEEHSAQLAETATRFKTKQAVFSSSKIQRPLCTIIDDDGHLFTLTNLKPLLDTYGFPGCAAIVTDYAATSSNHMNFSQIIGLQAAGWEIMSHSKTHPHLPDLSEAQIISEISQSKAELISNGLDVKGIVYPYGSNNGLVRTLSKEYYEYGFAQYGINYPPLHSMRITRITLGEDENLTLANFKGYVDTAIANNGWFVLCLHSYSVSETQWDNLIGLIDYLDEKRAEIDVVTANEAMSAFGNVVEAWNEETDDYFAVGANGEAYSNAIYKNFQTKYNTGLTASSPISSFDHDKVTVTTFLNADNSGFPKQSAGILYTYRDVRYDDFSYQKWYPLGQNSVYVRFWNNVSNAWQNWKEYGAGVFTTIDTINARTASDLASAYPAGAITHTVISGVGQGFPTSSGRLVTDRIDSADNGFQYQYWYPAGSTDIQFRVTNFSGAWTSWETIATKRSATQNIASTIIPAHSSVDKVVTANGTTINSLIQAHPVGGLEAGLVFSAYYYSDGNVVIRLANITTASITTAARDWQIVNG
- a CDS encoding phage distal tail protein, with amino-acid sequence MSFIGAFNRAPFSRPYVIQTFFNVTIESATEPTARLNADFAVFILYESATEFNGAPTRDTPAAATFESATELLTSMIRDRLHAAGFETATEFIPKVRYMHVDSLTFTGDLDPGDKLVIDTKKQTIKLNGVNAIHLLDGDFFELGLGMNEVTYTDNESARQLLTRITHRDRYLY